TAGCCCGGCGCTCTGTTGGTTCTTGTTCCTGCATGCAGTTCATGGCGCTGGCGACCAACTTAATTTTTGTGAAAAAAAACTTAATGATTtcttcaaggaaaggaaggttgatTGATTCATTCTGCTTCTGcaagtgagaaaaaaaaagagtgaAAACAATCCGGAGACCTTCGATGTGTTACACTGACGTGATAACCAACTACACCTCGCTGAAATCATACTTTCTGCTAATTTACCGAAGCTGTATATTTGGATTTTGGACAGATTGGTTGCATGCTAAAATGTTTGGATGGATTCGTCTTGCTTCTCCTTGTGCAGAGGCGGCGTGCGTGGGCGGCAGGGAGTGGTACTTCTTCAGCCTGCGCGACCGCAAGTACGCCACCGGCCAGCGCACCaaccgcgccacgcgctccggctacTGGAAGGCCACCGGCAAGGACCGCGCCATCCTCGCGCACGGCGAGGCGTTGGTGGGGATGCGCAAGACGCTCGTCTTCTACCAGGGGAGGGCCCCCAAGGGGACGAGAACGGAGTGGGTCATGCACGAGTTCCGCCTCGAGGAGGAGcgacaccgccaccaccaccagcagaagggcggcgccgccgccgccgaggcgagGTGCCAGCTCAAGGTACGTAGCATCATATGCATATCTGCTTCTTCTCTTCCTTTTTTCTGTGTTGGGTTCATCTGGTTCGCGTGACCCCGGCGGTATTAGGACACGCCACTCTCATGCGGGATTgaggaggagagagagaagagagtttgtctttccttttttttcattttcgGTTCGTTATTTCATTACATGTGAAAATTGCATACTAGTTTTTAGcacgaaaaaaaacagaaaatgcataATTTTGTGGCTGAGATAGATATCACTACCTGTTTTTTCCCACGAAACTACGTTCGTTCTACAAAGTGTGCAATTTAAGTTTCTGTAAATTTAATTGCAATAAAAATATACTATGTAAATGCATACTTTCAAAATTCTTTTTTTAGGGAACTTTCAAAATTATTAACTAGTAACATGTTCGTATACGAACAGTCAAAGCTGAATCTATTACccgcaaaagaaaaataaaaacaatcaaagcTGCATCTATTGATCTACGCGTGTATTTTAGAATGAGGGCATACGTATTCCTCGTGTCAGCCCATTTATATAACCGTCATCATACGCGTCGTCGTCGCCTTGTATGTCGAGCTAGAATTTCGTATGATCTCTACTGTTTCTGTTGAACGAGTGATCTTCTCTGACTCGGGCCGTTCTAATTAATTGTACAGCCTGCAAGTTGCCAATTTTAACATTCAGGTCAACTCCACAGTCCATGTCGCTGAAATGATCGTTCCAGTGTTTACGTCAGGCAACCAACTAACTAAATGAAATTAATTAATAATTTACTAAACATTCCCTTGATAAGGATTAATCTGACTCGCATGTGCTAGTTCTTTACTGCAAGGTGACAGTTTAAAATTATTGATGTCCCTgtgattgctatttcttcaagttaacTAACTTCCAGGAAAAGAATTTCATAAAGTAACCAGATTGCTGCGGAGATTGGCTACTGAATTAGTTTAATCAATGAAGCCTTCTTAGCCTAACCTACTAAGTACTTCATATGAGATTGACAGTTCAAGGAATACTTTTTAAGTTTCAATTGTTATATACATAGATGAACTTGCACTTACCATTTTAACCTTGCCatcctttttttcaaaaaaaaacacagGAAGACTGGGTGCTATGCAGGGTGTTCTACAAGAGCAGAACAAGCAGCCCAAGGCCACCATCTGAAGAAGTCTGCACATTTTTTAGCGAGCTGGACCTTCCGACTATGCCACCGCTCGCGCCCCTCATCGACGCGTGCATCGCCTTCGACAGCGGCACCGCGATGAACACCATCGAGCAAGTGTCCTGCTTCTCCGGCCTGCCGGCACTACCCCTCAGGGGATCGATGAGCTTCGGGGACCTGCTGGGCTGGGACAACCCTGAGAAGAAGGCCATCAGGACATCTCTGAGCAACATGTCAAGTAACAGCAATTCCAAGTTGGAGTTGACCCCAAACTGGAGCCAGGAGAACGGCTTGTCACAGATGTGGACACCCCTCTGAATCTTGATATGAGACTATTGTGCTGCTAGTTGAAGTGTGGTGGTGGCTAGTAAGTAATTAGATGACATATTCTTTCTAATGATATTGGAGTAGCATTGGACTATTGGTTGATGCAGTGTCTGTTCCTAGGGATTTGATGGAAGTGTGTGTTGATTTACAAACCAGTAGATTAGTGGAATGGCTTGATATAGCATCTGTACATAGGAATGCTAAGAAATGTCCTATTTTAATTTTACTATTTCTTTCTACTCTCCAAATGTAATGTAACCTCCAGCTGAAAGTAAATACTATGTGGATAACCCCTATTTGTCATTCTGAAGCATGGTGTGATAAATTGCTCTTCAGTGCGATAAACATGTTGTGAATATGAAGCATCCCCTCATCTGAAGCATGGTGTGATAAATTGCTCTTCAGTGCGATAAACATGTTGTGATAAATTGCTCTAAGATAATTATTTCCTTCAAACACTAGAACTTGATTCCCCACAATAAATTGATGACAACACACGATGACTGGCAATTTAAACGCTCTCAGGAGAGAGGAAGCGGCAACAGTTGCGATTTTGCTTGGCTGTTCAACTACTCCAAGCATTATAATCGATCGTCTATGCCATCAACCAAAACTTGGTTCTTGAGAAAAAGAAATACGATAACAGTAGCATTCATGCAAAATCTAGTACAGAAAATAGCACGTGACTTTTATAGACATTTGCTGGTCGAATTTTGGAAACTCAGGTCACCAACCATTCAACAGCATTCCAGAACTCACCTCAGATTGCAGCTCCAGGCTCATTCAGTGCCAGTCACTCCATGCACTGCTCCTCATGAGAAGTCACAAGAGAACACCACAAGCTTCAGTAACTATACAGTTTTATCTACCGTTTCCATGgaacaaacaagcaaacacatcTACTGATTCACCAGTACTAACAAGTCGATGCCGAAACGAAACGAGGAGGAGGGTCCACCACGTCAGGAATACCTAAGGGCGACGGGGAAGGCGATCGCGAGGCGATTGCTAGGCCGCCGCTAGGGTTAGGTTTTTCCGCACGGGGGTGAGATTGGATCTCCGGTGACTGCTCGAACGGCGACGGCGCTGTTCCCGCGGTTGATCGGCGAAGGTTTTCTTCAGGAGCGCTCGTGTGGTGTGTCCATGGCGGCGAACGAGATCAGAGGGGCGACCACGGCGAGTCGGGAGGCCACCCCCCGCAAGCATACGACGACGGCGTCTGCGCCGGCGGCAGCAGGGGATTCAACGGCCCGGGGTGCTTCGGCGTCCCCGGCTGATGGCAAGACTACGGCGGAGGCTGCCAGCCTCTCGGAGAGCTTTGGAGGACTGGTTCCGACGGACAAAGAGCGGCAAGGATTCATCTTCTCAGATCCAggtatatctggccatgggccgggcccAAAAAAGCCCATGGCAGAAAATTGAAgcccaggccctcccaggcccAACCATCGGACCttcttttcaagcccaagcccgacccatctggtaaaaagccctgaaaagcccttagggcttagggtcatgggccgggcctcttccttaaaatgccaatatgccaagcccaagcccgtccaggccctgCTAGTGGGCTCAAAACTTAGACCCAAGCCTGGCCCACAgacaagcccatcgggcctaggccctagATTTTAGGGTCGGGCCTGTgtgggccgacagggccgggcctgagatggccaggactagaTCCAGGCATCCAAGCGAAGACGGTGAAGTGGTCGGCGGTGACCCATCTCGAGTGGTTTGGAAGGGCTGTTTTGCCTACGTGGAGGCCAGGACGAGCCCACCGACCGACCACGTCGATAGGGGCGGGTTTGGGTGCGGTCTAGATGACCCCCCGAGCTGGTTCGACCCAGCCGCCCTCTCTGAATTTGCACACCAAATTTAGAAGTATATTGACAGCAAAATTTTATATATTCACATGATCTTCACAGGAAGTATAGCATTCATAGAAACTTCGCCAGAAAATTGCTATGTTCATAGGAAATTCACAGGAACTATAATATTGAGAAGCTTCAGTTCTCATAATAAGCAATAGCAAAAGGAAACCATACTTTCCAGAAACTGATAGCAAATTCCATAACATCAAATTTGCCCTGACAACCTCTTAAGGTCTTTGACATAGAAAAGAAAACATCCACAAAATACTACAGACATTGGCATGCTACTTGTGCAAGTAACTTGATGTTGCACATCAACAAAAGCACACACttcaacatgatgttacacatcaaGTACATGAGATTTTCCCCACTGATAAGAAAACTGGACATTCACCTTTCTCCAGTTAGGAGTCATTGCAGCCTGTCAATAGTTGGCACTTGCATGTGAATTGAGCTTGAATTTCTTGGAGCAGACTGTGAGCTTGAACCTACTCTGTTCTGACTCCTCATCCTGCTTGTTCTCTCTACAGTATGTTGAGAAGCTTGTTGTGAAGATGATCTTGCTGGAGGTGCTTGCTTCTTTGCCCTCTTCGCTGGATTAGGCGGTGCTCTAGAAGATGATGATACTGCATTGTTTGTCCTCTTTGGTGGTTGTGGCACCTGACAAAAATAATGAAATAATGTTCAGTGCTAGTTGCAACATATATGACTGTTGAGGTTCAAAGAAAAGTAATTACCTGAGTGTTGATTTCTGattccttttgcttcttctttcttGCTCTTTGTGCTTCTCTTTTGTAGTTATCTTTCTGCTTCTTATCTCTATTTGGATTTCCCAAACACTTTCTTTTGTTGTGATCAAAGCTCCCACAAACAGAACATGAAATTCTTATGCCTTTTTTTGAAAGCTTGTTCCCCTGAGGTTTCTCACCCTCTTCTCTTCTTCTTTTAGTCTCTTTTCTTCCTGGCATCACtctatgaggaggaggaggaggttttgGCATGTCAGCAACTGGCCAGTTCTCTTTTCCCTCCACTGGTTGCAGCACATGGTCATAAATCTTGTTGTACTCAGAGAtagagtagcatggagcaatataaTCATCTAGTTTTTTACCACATGTGTAAATTGCACTGATAGCATGAGGACAGGGCAAACCAGCCAGTTCCCAATATCTGCAAGAACATTTCCATGCCTCCAAGTTAACTGTGTACCTCCGATGCACATCTTCTTGAACTTCAAATCCTTCCTTCCCATTCCAAAGAACCTGACATAGCCCTGACCTCTTGATGTTCAGCTTCAATTTTTTGAAAACATTAGGGCAAATGGTTCCAGGCCAACTGTTAGATTTGTCTCTATTTTCCTGGATCCTTACCATGACCTTTTTCCTAATAATCTCATTTGCTGTAATAACAGGAAAGAACATTGCCTTCATTATAGCATTATTGAATGATTCACACAGATTATTCTCTACCGAGTCACACCAAGAACCAAGCTTGAAGTAGGCCCTGCTCCAATGCTCCGGTGCAGTTTTCAGGATGTCTTTAGCTCCTTCCACACTTTTTGGGCTAGTTTGGCTCTATTGTAATTAAATTGAGTAACATCAGATGATTTGGCACATGCCCAGAACATCTTTTGCAGTTTTTTGTCTCTGTGCACCTTTCTCCAGTTAGCATAAATATGCCTAGCACACATCCTATGCTCTGCTTCAGGCACAATTTCATTGACAGCCCTGATAAGACCCTGCCAAATGATATAAACATGTTCATTTGAGTAGATGTGACTACATAAAAATGGCTAGGTTCACCACCTATCTCCTCGATAAATTTATAACATGTGACTAGGTTCACCACCTACCTCCTCGACAAATTTATAACATGTGACTAGGTCCACCACCTACCTCCTCGACAATTTTATAACATGTGACTACATCAAAAAGAACAACATGAAGAATAAACGTTTGCTTGTAATGCCTTCTATTGGTCAGATATGAAGACCCATCCATCTTCATTGTTGCTTATCTGAAGATCCTTCTGAAGAAATGACAGGAACCAGTACCATGAGTCATATGATTCAACCTCAATTGTAGCCCAAGCAATGGGGTACATCTGATTGTTGGAATCTTTGCCAATAGCACATAGTATTTGGCCTGAGACTGACCCCTTCAGAAAGCACCCATCTAGACCCACAACTCTTCTACACCCAGCTAGGAAACCCTTTTTGCAGGTATCAAGACAAATATACATTCTTTGGAAAACTGGCTTGTCAAAAATTTCAGGATCTAGAGTCACTGCCACTGTGCTTCCAGGATTGCTTCTCACTAGTTCTAAGTGGTAGTCATAGACTCTAGAATACTCACCATTAGTCAAATCAGTGAGCTTTTCCATGACTAACTTTTTTGCTCTCTTGCACTGGGACAAGCTAACATCGGCTAGAAGATCCTCAAGTACTGCCTCCTGCATATGCTCTACATGCCAAGTAGGATTATGCCTGATCTGTCTGAAATACTTTTTGGCAATGACCGTGCTTGTGACAAGCTTGTTGCCCCTCCTAGGAATACATGTGTGCTCATTTTTATACCTCACAACTAACAACCAATCAGATCTTCTACTAATTGAGCCATAGATACTCCAAGGACAACCAGGCCAGGAACATTCTACACTGACCCTTTTCTTTTCATCTTTTGGAAATCTTAAATGGTGGAAATTTGCTAGCCCATACTTAACCAGTACCTGTTTGAATTCCCTGCTATCACGAAATGCCATGCCTAGAGCAAATTCTGGTTTGTCAGTACTGTCATCATAAACTCTGTGTGTTGTTTTCCTCCTTCTCACTTCACTTATCTCTCCATCACTACCTTCATCATATGACAAGTCGTCATCACTTTCAAAGTATGGTGTGTCTTCTCCATCTGAATCATCTAGCTTAAATGTTTCTGGGACAATATACTCTTCAGGCACATTGCATGGTTTTCCCTCCTCTTCTCTCAGCATGTTCTTTCTCACTTTGTCCTTCAATTCTTTAGCATATTTTCTCAACTCTAGCACTTCATCATCAGATGCTGAGCTATTGCTCTCTGCCGGGGGAATAGCATAGTCACTGTCAGATGAGCCATCACTTTCAGTGTGTACTTCTTCATCCTCATCTAAATGTGATTTCCCTTTGTCCTGCATTTGGCTGCTACCTCTCTTCACTGGCAATTTAGCACTGCTACTGCTAGGCTGGTAATACATATTGAGTATTTCCAAGCTTCTGGTTCTAATATATGTTCATCTGCATTTGGATTATTTTGCTGCTCTTGTACATGTTGCTGCTGGTCCTCTCCATGAAGTTCTTGTTCCTCCTCTAAATGATGTTGATGTTCCTCTGGATACTCATCTTGTGAAAAGTCATCAGGTATGTTGGAATATATGTCCATAACACCTGCATCAGTGGCATGTTTTGCCATCTCTAACACTGATTTTTGATCATGTAACATCACCAGAGCACTActcattgcaccatctcttattagACCAGGAAATTTCCAATGCAGTGTACTGTTGTTTAGTGCTTTCTCTGAACatctaactgttggggaacgtagtaatttcaaaaaaaattctacgcacacgcaagatcatggtgatgcatagcaacgagaggggagagtgttgtctacgtaccctcgtagaccggaagcggaagcattagcacaacgcggttgatgtagtcgtgcgtcttcacggcccgaccgatcaagcaccgaaactacagcacctccgagttctagcacacgttcagctcgatgacgatccccggactccgatccagcaaagtgtcggggaagagttccgtcagcatgacggcgtggtgacgatcttgatgttctaccgtcgcagggcttcgcctaagcaccactacaatattatcgaggattatggtggaggggggcaccacacacggctaagagaacgatcacaaagatcaacttgtgtgtctatggggtgccccctggccacgtatataaaggagtggaggaggggaggggccagccctctctatggcacgccctcggggagtcctactcccatcgggagtaggactccccctttcctagtagaactaggagcccttccaagtagtaggagtaggaggggaggaaagggaagggaaaaggagaacgaaggaagggggcacccccccttccctagtccaattcggactagaccaaggggaggggtgcggccacccttgaggcccttttccttctttcccgtatggcccaataagacccaatacgtattcccgtaactctccggtactccaaaaaatacccgaatcactcgaaccattccgatgtccgaatatagtcgtccaatatattgatctttacgtctcgagcatttcgagactcctcgtcatatccccgatctcatccgggactccgaactccttcggtacatcaaaactcataaagtcataatataactgtcatcgaaaccttaagcgtgcggaccctacgggttcgagaactatgtagacatgaccgagacacgtctccggtcaataaccaatagcggaacctggatgctcatattggctcccacatattctacgaagatctttatcggtcaaaccgcataacaacatatgttgttccctttgtcatcggtatgttacttgcccgagattcgatcgtcggtatctcaatacctagttcaatctcgttaccggcaagtctctttactcgttccgtaatacatcatctcgcaactaactcattagttgcaatgcttgcaaggctttaggtgatgtgcattaccgagagggcctagagatacctctccgacaatcggagtgacaaatcctaatctcgaaatacgccaacccaacaagtaccttcggagacacctgtagagcacctttataatcacccagttacgttgtgacgtttggtggcacacaaagtgttcctctcgtaaacggaagttgcataatctcatagtcataggaacatgtataagtcatgaagaaagcaatagcaacaaatttaacgatcaagtgctatgctaacggaatgggtcaagtcaatcacatcattctcctaatgatgtgatcttgttaatcaaatgacaactcatgtctatggttaggaaacataaccatctttaatcaacgagctagttaagtagaggcatactagtgacactctgtttgtctatgtattcacacatgtattatgtttccgg
This portion of the Triticum dicoccoides isolate Atlit2015 ecotype Zavitan chromosome 7A, WEW_v2.0, whole genome shotgun sequence genome encodes:
- the LOC119330194 gene encoding NAC domain-containing protein 21/22-like, with the translated sequence MSSIGMMEARMPPGFRFHPRDEELVLDYLLHKLTGRRAYGGVDIVDVDLNKCEPWDLPEAACVGGREWYFFSLRDRKYATGQRTNRATRSGYWKATGKDRAILAHGEALVGMRKTLVFYQGRAPKGTRTEWVMHEFRLEEERHRHHHQQKGGAAAAEARCQLKEDWVLCRVFYKSRTSSPRPPSEEVCTFFSELDLPTMPPLAPLIDACIAFDSGTAMNTIEQVSCFSGLPALPLRGSMSFGDLLGWDNPEKKAIRTSLSNMSSNSNSKLELTPNWSQENGLSQMWTPL